A genomic stretch from Rhodomicrobium vannielii ATCC 17100 includes:
- a CDS encoding flagellar basal body-associated FliL family protein codes for MTQRQPKKLLGALAGALVAAASGFAFGFLEPGALQPAPSVTPNQTVTIRNEVRVLAPIVANLANGSDLSVRLEAAVVLKPDIADAAEICAKISDDLVTFLKTVSIREIEGPTGFQLLKNDLRTRASRVGNGATLDLLILTFVVQ; via the coding sequence GTGACGCAACGCCAACCGAAAAAACTCCTCGGAGCCCTTGCAGGCGCACTCGTGGCAGCCGCGTCGGGATTCGCGTTCGGCTTCCTCGAACCGGGAGCCCTTCAACCGGCTCCGAGCGTGACGCCAAACCAGACGGTAACAATCAGAAATGAGGTCAGAGTGTTGGCGCCCATCGTCGCCAATCTGGCGAACGGCTCGGACCTCTCGGTGCGGCTCGAAGCGGCGGTGGTGCTCAAGCCGGACATCGCTGATGCAGCGGAGATTTGCGCCAAGATTTCGGATGACTTGGTGACGTTCCTCAAGACGGTTTCGATTCGCGAGATAGAGGGGCCGACCGGGTTCCAGCTCCTCAAGAATGATCTCAGGACGCGGGCTTCAAGGGTTGGTAACGGCGCAACCCTTGATCTGCTGATCCTCACATTTGTGGTTCAGTGA